A single window of Ovis canadensis isolate MfBH-ARS-UI-01 breed Bighorn chromosome 15, ARS-UI_OviCan_v2, whole genome shotgun sequence DNA harbors:
- the LOC138420531 gene encoding olfactory receptor 5W2-like, producing the protein MEKENCSSVTEFIFLGITSDLEVKVTLFAMLLMVYLINLLGNLGMIILIRMDPQLQTPMYFFLSHLSFCDLCYSTAIGPKMLVDLLAKNKSIPFYGCALQFLIACTFADSECLLLAVMAYDRYRAISSPLLYAVSMSSGVCSLLVAGVYLVGMTDALIHTTLAFHLCFCGSNEINHFFCDLPPLYLLSCSDTQVNEWIVFIVFGFIELSSISGVLVSYCYIILAVSKIHSTKGRFKAFSTCASHLTAVAIFQGTMLFMYFRPSSIYSLDQDKMTSLFYTLMIPMLNPLIYSLRNKDVKNALGKLKNKRWFQRFI; encoded by the coding sequence atggagaaagaaaattgcTCCTCTGTGactgaattcattttcttggggattacCAGTGATCTGGAAGTGAAAGTGACCTTATTTGCCATGTTGCTGATGGTCTATCTCATTAATCTTCTGGGAAATCTTGGAATGATAATTTTGATTAGAATGGATCCCCAGCTGCAAACGCCAATGTACTTTTTCCTCAGCCACCTCTCCTTCTGTGACCTCTGCTATTCCACAGCCATTGGGCCCAAAATGCTGGTTGACCTTTTGGCCAAGAACAAATCAATCCCCTTCTATGGCTGTGCCCTACAGTTCTTGATTGCCTGTACCTTTGCAGATTCTGAGTGTCTCCTGCTGGCAGTGATGGCCTATGATCGATACAGGGCCATCAGCAGCCCCTTGCTCTATGCGGTCAGCATGTCCAGTGGGGTGTGCTCCCTGCTGGTGGCTGGGGTTTACCTGGTGGGAATGACAGATGCTTTGATCCACACGACATTAGCATTCCACTTATGCTTTTGTGGGTCAAATGAGATTAACCACTTCTTCTGTGACTTACCTCCACTCTACCTTCTTTCCTGCTCTGATACACAGGTCAATGAATGGATAGTATTTATTGTTTTCGGCTTCATTGAATTGAGCTCAATTTCAGGAGTTCTTGTCTCTTACTGTTATATCATCCTAGCAGTCTCAAAGATCCATTCTACTAAGGGGAGGTTCAAAGCTTTCTCCACCTGCGCCTCCCACTTAACCGCTGTGGCAATTTTCCAGGGAACTATGCTTTTTATGTACTTTAGGCCAAGTTCAATCTACTCTTTAGATCAAGACAAAATGACCTCATTGTTTTACACCCTTATGATTCCCATGTTAAATCCTCTGATTTACAGCCTACGGAACAAGGATGTGAAAAATGCTCtaggaaaactaaaaaataaaagatggtttCAAAGATTTATataa